The sequence AAGCAAACACCCTCTATACTATTGAATTTGTGAAAATTTCCATTATTACTATTGTTTATAACAACAAGCATTGCATCACCGACGCCATTCAGTCTGTGCAGTCTCAAACATATCTGGATATAGAGCACATTGTTGTTGATGGAGGGTCTACCGATGGCACACAAGAAATAATTGAACCCTACAGGCCAAATCTGGCTGTTTACATCTCCGAAAAAGACAAAGGACTTTACGACGCGTTGAATAAAGGAATAAAAGCTGCCACGGGAGATGTAATCGGCATTCTACACTCGGATGATCTTTACTACGATCAGGATACGCTTTCGAAAGTGGCCAAATGTTTTGAGCAAACCGGAGCAGATCTAGTTTATGCCAATGGCCAGTATGTAGATAAACAGGATCCAAACTCAGTCAAGCGCATCTATCCGGCAAAATCGTACCGGAAAAGATTTTTGAGATTTGGATGGATTCCCCTGCATACCACCATTTATGTAAAGCGGGAGCTTTTTGAAAAATACGGATTATATGAAACACAATACCGAATAGCCAGTGATTATGAAATATCGTTGCGATGGTTTCTGAACGATAACATTAAAAAGATCTTTTTGAACGAATGGGTGGTCAAAATGCGCATGGGAGGCAAAAGCACCACGGCTGCCT comes from Paludibacter jiangxiensis and encodes:
- a CDS encoding glycosyltransferase family 2 protein; translation: MKISIITIVYNNKHCITDAIQSVQSQTYLDIEHIVVDGGSTDGTQEIIEPYRPNLAVYISEKDKGLYDALNKGIKAATGDVIGILHSDDLYYDQDTLSKVAKCFEQTGADLVYANGQYVDKQDPNSVKRIYPAKSYRKRFLRFGWIPLHTTIYVKRELFEKYGLYETQYRIASDYEISLRWFLNDNIKKIFLNEWVVKMRMGGKSTTAALQQKKSSEDLEIIKKYRLWGYFTLFCKIGRKIPQYILPRFIQYE